In Aulosira sp. FACHB-615, the following are encoded in one genomic region:
- a CDS encoding response regulator transcription factor, translating to MNRILIAEDEPRIAAFIEKGLRSHGFTTSVAVDARSATEMALGSAFDLMILDLGLPGKDGLGVLEEIRGQGENFPVIILTARDDIQDKVAGFEAGADDYITKPFRFEELLVRVKARLRNSVSNQGTDEMVLKVGNVVLDLRSRKVKVGNKTVELPAREFTLAETFFRHPGQVLSREQLLDRVWGYDYDPGSNIVDVYVGYLRKKLGNHLIETVRGMGYRLRT from the coding sequence ATGAATAGAATTCTTATTGCGGAGGATGAACCCAGAATTGCCGCTTTTATTGAGAAAGGATTGCGTTCTCACGGTTTTACAACGTCTGTGGCGGTTGATGCACGTTCAGCTACGGAAATGGCTTTAGGTAGTGCTTTTGACTTGATGATTTTGGATTTAGGACTACCGGGTAAGGACGGCTTGGGTGTTTTAGAAGAAATACGCGGACAAGGTGAGAATTTTCCTGTAATTATTTTGACTGCGCGTGATGATATTCAAGATAAAGTTGCAGGTTTTGAAGCTGGTGCTGATGACTATATTACTAAGCCTTTTCGCTTTGAAGAATTATTAGTACGGGTAAAAGCGCGATTACGCAACAGTGTTAGTAACCAAGGTACTGATGAGATGGTGCTGAAGGTGGGAAATGTAGTTTTAGATTTGCGATCGCGTAAAGTAAAAGTGGGTAACAAAACTGTAGAATTACCAGCACGGGAGTTTACCCTGGCAGAAACTTTCTTTCGCCACCCCGGACAAGTTTTAAGCCGTGAACAATTGTTAGATAGGGTGTGGGGTTATGACTATGATCCAGGTTCTAATATTGTCGATGTTTATGTAGGATATTTGCGAAAAAAACTCGGCAACCACCTCATCGAAACTGTCAGAGGTATGGGTTATCGTCTGCGAACATGA
- a CDS encoding metal ABC transporter solute-binding protein, Zn/Mn family — translation MLNKLLFNTLLRAACVSFLIGLVGCTRQATQTSFTQTTTADENLPKVVATTSILCDLIKQVAENTVNLACLIPPGTDPHNYQPKAADKETIDQANLIFYNGYNFEPGLIKTIKSSSNTAPKIAVSQLAVPKPQRFIEDGKRVIDPHIWHNPKNGIKMVEVINNNLKKLEPNNAAIYNQNTKQIKSELTQLDSWIKTRIASIPSDKRELVISHNALAYYAKAYGMTLVGVLAGINPENQPTDRQLNSLVKNIQQAKIPTIFAEKNINKQLIQSIAQTAEVRVSERELYTDGLGDANSDANSYQKMLEANTRTIVEGLGGTYLIFTPKASK, via the coding sequence ATGCTCAATAAATTGCTATTTAATACTTTGTTACGGGCTGCTTGCGTTAGTTTTTTGATTGGCTTGGTTGGTTGTACAAGACAAGCGACTCAAACTTCCTTTACACAAACGACAACAGCAGATGAAAATCTACCCAAAGTTGTTGCTACAACCAGTATATTGTGTGACTTAATCAAACAAGTTGCTGAAAATACAGTCAACCTTGCTTGTTTAATTCCCCCAGGTACAGACCCCCATAACTATCAACCAAAAGCCGCAGATAAGGAAACTATCGACCAAGCTAATCTGATTTTCTACAATGGCTATAATTTTGAACCAGGCTTGATCAAAACTATAAAATCAAGTAGTAATACTGCACCAAAAATAGCCGTGAGTCAGTTAGCAGTGCCAAAACCACAAAGATTTATTGAAGATGGCAAAAGAGTTATCGACCCCCATATTTGGCACAATCCGAAAAATGGCATCAAAATGGTTGAGGTTATTAACAATAACCTGAAAAAGCTAGAGCCTAATAATGCAGCAATTTATAATCAAAATACTAAACAAATTAAAAGTGAATTAACTCAATTAGATAGTTGGATAAAAACCAGAATTGCTAGTATTCCTAGTGATAAACGTGAATTAGTTATCAGTCATAATGCACTGGCTTATTATGCTAAAGCCTATGGGATGACTTTAGTGGGGGTATTGGCTGGTATTAATCCCGAAAATCAACCAACAGATAGGCAGTTAAATAGTTTAGTTAAAAATATTCAACAAGCTAAAATACCAACTATTTTTGCTGAGAAAAATATTAATAAACAGTTAATTCAATCGATAGCCCAAACAGCAGAAGTCAGAGTTTCGGAAAGGGAACTTTATACTGATGGTCTTGGAGATGCCAATAGTGATGCTAATAGTTATCAAAAAATGTTGGAAGCAAATACACGCACTATTGTAGAAGGTTTGGGAGGAACTTATTTAATCTTTACACCGAAGGCTAGTAAGTAG